The Lysobacter oculi genomic sequence ATGCGTTCGAGCCGGTGCTGCGCAGGCGTGAAAAGGCGGTCGACGCCGTGTTTTCCGCCCTGTCGGCCATCGGCACGCCGCGTCTGACCGGCAGCGGCAGCGGCTGTTTCGTCGAATTCGCCTCGCGCGATGACGCCGAAGCCGCGCTGCGGCGACTGCCTGCGCAACTGGACGCGCGGGTTGTTTCGGGGGTGGCGGCATCGCCATTGCTGGACGCACTGCAGGGGCGGGACTGAGGCCACATCCTCATGCCCCGTGGAAACAACAGGGGCGTCGCCAAGTGGTTAAGGCACCAGGTTTTGATCCTGGCATGCGTAGGTTCGAATCCTTCCGCCCCTGCCAACCTTCCCATCCACCGCACGGTCAGAACTGAAGCGGAGTTCCCACATGCAGGACGAGCGCAATCTGCTGGTTTTTTCCGGCAACGCCAACCGCGCGCTGGCCAAGTCCGTCTGCGACGAGTTGGGCATCCGCATGGGCAAGGCGTTGGTCGGGCGCTTCTCCGACGGCGAGGTGCAGGTCGAGATCGAAGAGAACGTGCGCGGCCAGGATGTCTTCGTCATCCAGCCGACCTGCGCGCCTTCGGCGGAGAACCTGTTCGAGCTGCTGGTGCTGATCGACGCGCTGAAGCGCGCCTCGGCCAACAAGGTCACCGCGGTGGTGCCGTACTTCGGCTACGCCCGCCAGGACCGCCGCCCGCGTTCGGCGCGCGTGCCGATCACCGCCAAGGTCGCGGCCAGCATGTTCACCGCGGTCAAGGCCGACCGCGTGCTGACGCTGGACCTGCACGCCGACCAGATCCAGGGCTTCTTCGACATCCCGGTGGACAACGTGTACGCGTCGCCGCTGCTGCTGGCCGACATCTGGCGCGCCTACGGCACCGACAACCTGATCGTGGTCTCGCCGGACGTCGGCGGCGTGGTCCGCGCGCGCGCCATCGCCAAGCGCCTGGACGACGCCGACCTCGCCATCATCGACAAGCGCCGCCCCAAGGCGAACGTCGCCACCGTGATGAACATCATCGGTGACGTGGCCGGCAAGGACTGCGTGCTGGTCGATGACATCGTCGATACCGCCGGCACGCTGTGCGCTGCCGCCGCCGCGCTCAAGCAGCACGGCGCGTCCAAGGTGGCCGCCTACATCACCCACCCGGTGCTGTCGGGCGCGGCCATCGACAATATCACCAGGTCGGCGCTGGACGAGCTGGTCGTCACCGACACCATCCCGCTGTCCGAAGCGGCCAAGGCCTGCGGCAAGATCCGCCAGCTTTCGGTCGCCGAACTGCTGGCCGAAACCATCCGCCGCATCGCCTTCGGCGAGTCGGTGAGCTCGCTCTACGTCGACTGACGCCGGGCGCGCACCCCATTCGCGGCATCCGCCGCGAGCACGGCTTCCCTGGTCGCGGGGAAGTCACACCACCGCAGCGATGCGGTTTTCATCAATGAAAGTGAGTAGAGAAATGGCTAACAACGAACACAAACTGACGGCATACGGCCGCAAGGACGAGGGGAAGGGTGCGAGCCGCCGCCTGCGTCGTGCGGGCCGCCTGCCGGCCGTGGTCTACGGCGGTGGCGCCGATCCGGTGAGCATCGAGCTTGAGCAGGAACCCACCTGGCTGGCGCAGCAGAACGACTGGTTCTATTCCTCGATCATCAACCTGTCGGTGGACGGCAAGGTGCAGCAGGTCCTGCTGCGCGACATGCAGCGCCATCCGTACAAGCAGATCATCATGCACCTGGACTTCCAGCGCGTTAAGGCGGGCGAGAAGATCCACGTCAACGTGCCGCTGCACTTCGTCAACATCGACGAATCGCCGGCCGGCAAGGCCGCCGACGTGTCGGTGACCAGCGAGCTGAACGACCTCGCCATCGTCTGCCTGCCGAAGGACCTGCCGGAGTTCATCGAAATCGACCTCGGCAAGATCGAGGCCGGTGACACCGTGCACCTGTCCGACGTCAAGCTGCCGAAGGGCGTGGAACTGGCCCACCCGGTCAGCGACGAGCACAACCCGGCCGTGGCCGTGGCGCGCTTCGTCAAGGAAGAGGTCGAGGAAGCCCCGGTCGCCGACGAAGGTGCTGAAGCTGCTGCCGACCAGGCCGAAGCCGCGCCGGAAGGCGAGGGCGAAGGCGAGGCCAAGGGCGAGTAATCGCCCCGGATGGGCGGGGTGGCCGATGTGGCCGCTTCGCCCTTCCAGCCGATGCACGCACTGCGCCTCATCGTCGGGCTGGGCAACCCCGGACCCGAACACGCGAAGACCCGCCACAACGCGGGTTTTCGTTTTGTGGATGAACTCGCGGCGAAGGCCGTCGAGCGCTGGCGCGTGGAATCCAAGCTGTTCGGCGAGGTCGCACGGGTGTCGATCGGCGGCCGCGATGTCTGGCTGCTCAAGCCGGCCACCTTCATGAACCTGTCGGGCAAGTCGGTGACGGCCGCGCTGCGGTTCTGGAAGATCGAGCCGGAAGAGATGCTGATCGCCCACGACGAACTGGACCTGCCGCCCGGCGTGGCGCGGCTCAAATTCGATGGCGGCCACGGCGGCCAGAACGGCCTGCGCGACACCATGAAGCTGCTCGGCCACGGCAAGTTCGGCCGGCTGCGGGTCGGCATCGGCCACCCCGGCCACAAGGACCGCGTGACCGGCTGGGTGCTGGGCCGCGCGAACGCGGAAGACGACGTGCTGATCGCACGCGCCATCGACGATGCAATCGCGGCGCTGCCGCTGATCGCCGACAACAATTTCAACGAGGCGCAGAAGCGCCTCAACACGAATCCCTGATCCAGGGCGAATGATTCACACCGCTGCCCACGGGCGGCGAACGGAGCGACACATGGCCATCCAATGCGGCATCGTGGGCCTGCCGAACGTCGGCAAATCCACGCTTTTCAACGCGCTCACCAAGGCCGGCATCGCCGCCGCCAACTTCCCCTTCTGCACCATCGAGCCGAACGTCGGCGTGGTGCCGGTGCCGGACCCGCGCCTCGCTGCGCTGTCGGAAATCGTCAAGCCGGAGAAGGTGATCCCGACCGCCGTCGAATTCGTCGACATCGCCGGCCTCGTCGCCGGCGCGGCCAAGGGCGAAGGCCTCGGCAACAAGTTTCTGGCGCACATCCGCGAGGTGGACGCCATCGCGCACGTCGTGCGCTGCTTCGAGAACGCCGATGTCATCCACGTCAACAACAAGGTCGACCCGATCGCCGACATCGAGACCATCGACACCGAACTGGCGCTGGCCGATCTGGAATCGGTGGAGAAGGCGCTGCAGCGCGCCGAACGCAGCGCCAAGAGCGGCGACAAGGAAGCGAAGGCGAAGGCCGAAGTGCTGGGCCGCGTGCGCGCGGGGCTGGATGAAGGCAAGCCGGTGCGTGCGCTGGGCCTGTCCGATGACGACAAGGTCGCGATCCGCGACCTGTTCCTGCTGACCAGCAAGCCGGTGATGTACGTCGCCAACGTGCTGGAGGACGGCTTCGAGAACAACCCGCACCTCGACGCCGTGCGTGCCCGCGCCGAAGCCGAAGGCTCGCAGGTGGTGCCGGTGTCCGCCGCCATCGAGGAAGAACTCTCGCAGCTCGAAGACGAGGACCGTGACACCTTCCTCGCCGATCTCGGCCTGGACGAGCCCGGCTTGAACCGCGTGATCCGCGCGGCCTATGCGCTGCTCGGCCTGCAGACCTACTTCACCGCCGGCGTCAAGGAAGTGCGCGCGTGGACGGTCAGGAAGGGCGCCACCGCGCCGCAGGCCGCGGGCGTCATCCATACCGATTTCGAGAAGGGCTTCATCCGCGCCGAAACCATGGCCTACGACGACTTCATCAAGTACAAGGGCGAAGCCGGCTGCAAGGAAGCCGGTCGCTTGCGCCTGGAAGGCAAGGAATACCGCGTGGCCGAAGGCGACGTACTGCATTTCCGCTTTAACGTCTGATTTTCCACGGGTGTGCGGGATGTCGAAGGCCGGTGCTCACGCGCCGGCCTTTCGCTTTCCTACAATCGGGGTTTTCCGGCTGGAGTCATCAGGATGCGCAGTCTCATCGCCCTCGGCGTATTCGCTGCCCTGTTCGCCGCGCCCTCCGCGCAGGCCGCCGAACCCGTGGCGAACGGCGCCAGGCCGGTGCTGGTCATCCATGGCGGGGCCGGCGTCATCCGCCGCGGCATGTCGCCCGATGACGAGGCCGGCGTGCGGGCCGCGCTGGAAACCGCGCTGCGTCGCGGCCATGCCGAGCTGCAGGCCGGCAAGCCCGCGCTGGATGCGGTGACCGCCGCGATCACCGTGCTGGAGGACAGTCCCTACTTCAACGCCGGCAAGGGAGCGGTGTTCACCCACGAAGGCCGCAACGAGCTGGATGCCTCGATCATGGACGGCGCCACCCGGCGTGCCGGCGCGGTCGCCGGCGTGCAGACCGTGCGCAACCCGATCCTGCTGGCCCGTGCGGTCATGGAGAAATCGCCGCACGTGATGCTAGTCGGGCGCGGCGCGGAGGCCTTCGCGCGCGGGCAGGGCTTCAAGCCGGTGCCGCCGTCCTACTTCCGCACCGAAAAGCGCTGGAACCAGCTCCAGAAGGCGCTGCGCCCCACGCCGAAGCAGGCATCCAGCGAACCCGAATACCTCAAATACACCGGCACCGTCGGCGCCGTGGCGCTGGATGCGGGTGGCCGCCTGGCCGCCGGCACCTCCACCGGCGGCATGAGCAACAAGCGCTGGAACCGGGTCGGTGACAGCCCGGTCATCGGCGCCGGTACCTGGGCCGATGCGGGTTGTGCCTTCTCCGGCACCGGCTGGGGTGAGTTCTACATCCGCAGTGCCGCCGCCCGCACCGTTTGTGCCCGGGTCGAATTCCTGAAGGAGTCGGCGGCGACGGCCGCGGCGGCGGTGGTGAACGGTGAAATCCCGCGTCTGGGTGGCGATGGCGGGGCCATCGTGATGACCGCCAACGGCGATTTCGCCTTCCCGTTCAATACCGAAGGCATGTACCGTGGCTGGATCGATGCCGCCGGCCAGCCGCATGTCGCGCTGTACGCCGATGAGGCCCTGGAGGGCGATGTCGTGGCCCTGAAGTCCGGGGCGGGGGCGACCCCGCCGCACTGAATGCGATTGATGCATTCAGGACGTTGACATGCCCGGAAACGGCCTGCAGAATAACGGGCTGTTTCACCGCCTGACGGTTTCGGCGGAGGGATACCCAAGCGGCCAACGGGGGCAGACTGTAAATCTGCTGGCTCACGCCTTCGGTGGTTCGAATCCACCTCCCTCCACCATCAAGCAGTCAAGCGGCGAACGGCTTCCCGGTGCGGGAGTAGTTCAATGGTAGAACTGTAGCCTTCCAAGCTACTAGTGCGGGTTCGATTCCCGTCTCCCGCTCCACTGAACGCCGCCCCTTGAAGCAGTAGAAGTTCCGCTCACGTAGCTCAGTCGGTAGAGCACCTCCTTGGTAAGGAGGAGGTCGATGGTTCGATTCCATTCGTGAGCACCATTTCAAGTACCACCACCGCAATCCAGAACCGAGAAAAATCATGGCAAAGGGCAAGTTCGAGCGCACCAAGCCCCACGTGAACGTGGGCACGATTGGTCACGTTGACCACGGCAAGACCACGCTGACCGCAGCGCTGACGAAGGTGGGCGCCGAGCGTTTCGGTGGTGAATTCAAGGATTACTCGTCGATCGACGCGGCGCCGGAAGAGAAGGCGCGCGGCATCACGATCTCGACGGCGCACGTCGAGTATGAAAGCCCGACGCGCCACTACGCGCACGTCGATTGCCCGGGTCACGCCGACTACGTGAAGAACATGATCACGGGTGCCGCGCAGATGGACGGCGCGATCCTGGTGTGCTCGGCCGCCGACGGTCCGATGCCGCAGACCCGCGAACACATCCTGCTGTCGCGCCAGGTCGGCGTGCCGCACATCGTGGTGTTCCTGAACAAGGCCGACATGGTCGACGACGCCGAGCTGCTCGAGCTGGTCGAGATGGAAGTCCGTGAACTGCTGTCGAAGTACGACTTCCCGGGCGACGACACCCCGATCATCCACGGCTCGGCCCGTCTGGCGCTGGAAGGCGACCAGAGCGAAATCGGCGTGCCGGCGATCCTGAAGCTGGTCGAAGCCCTCGACACCTTCATCCCGGAGCCGGAGCGTGATATCGACAAGCCGTTCCTGATGCCGGTGGAAGACGTGTTCTCGATCTCGGGCCGCGGCACCGTGGTGACCGGCCGTATCGAGCGCGGCGTGATCAAGGTGGGCGAGGAAATCGAAATCGTCGGTATCCGCCCGACCCAGAAGACGACCGTCACCGGCGTTGAAATGTTCCGCAAGCTGCTGGACCAGGGTCAGGCAGGCGACAACGCCGGTCTGCTGCTGCGCGGCACCAAGCGTGACGACGTCGAGCGCGGCCAGGTGCTGTGCAAGCCGGGTTCGATCAACCCGCACACCGACTTCGAAGCCGAGGTGTATGTGCTGTCGAAGGACGAAGGCGGCCGTCACACGCCGTTCTTCAAGGGCTACCGTCCGCAGTTCTACTTCCGCACGACCGACATCACGGGTGCGGTGACCCTGCCGGAAGGCGTGGAGATGGTCATGCCGGGCGACAACATCAAGATGACGGTCAGCCTGATCAACCCGGTGGCGATGGACGAAGGCCTGCGCTTCGCGATCCGCGAAGGCGGCCGTACGGTCGGCGCCGGCGTGGTGGCGAAGATCATCAAGTAAGACGATCCATCGAGCCCTCTTCCGGCAACGGGAGAGGGTCGGATCAGGGCAGGGCGGCGCGAGCCGCCGTCGCCTTTTTCGGAAAACCCGATTCGTCGGGCCATTTCAATCCGTACGCCAGTAGCTCAATTGGCAGAGCAGCGGTCTCCAAAACCGCAGGTTGGGGGTTCGAGTCCCTCCTGGCGTGCCATCCGGCCCTGGCGGTCGGGGCACAGGAATCAAGCGACCCGTGAACAGCAGGACCGTTCCAGCCAAGCGCACCACCTCCGGTGGTGACATCGCCAAATTCGTGATCGCCGGCCTGCTGGTGGCGGGCGGCGTGTTCGCGTTCTACTGGTTCCAGGGCGAGTGGGCCACCTGGATGCGCGTGGCGGCGGTGATCGGCGGTCTGGTGCTGGGCGCCGTGGCCTTCATGACCTCGAGCAAGGGCCCGCAGCTGCGCGAGTTCTTCTCCGAGACCCGTTTCGAGCTGCGCAAGGTGGTCTGGCCGACGCGCCAGGAAACCATGCGCACCACCTGGATCGTGATGCTGGTGGTGGTGATCATCAGCCTGCTGCTGGGCGGCTTCGATCTGGTGATCTCGTCGCTGACCAAGCTGCTGTGGCGGTGATGCCGATGCAGGAAGAAGGAAACATCGTGGAAGCGAGTTCGACCGAAAACCAGATCGACAACAAGCGCTGGTACGTGGTGCATGCCTATTCGGGCTTCGAGAAGTCCGTGGCGCAGGCGCTGCGTGACCGCATCGCGCGGATGGAGATGCAGGACCGCTTCGGCGACGTGATCGTGCCGACCGAGGAAGTGGTGGAGATGCGCGCCGGCCAGAAACGCCGCAGCGAGCGCAAGTTCTTTCCGGGCTACGTGCTGGTGCAGATCGTGACCCACGACGAAGCCGGCATCCCGCGCATCGACAACGAGTCCTGGCATCTCATCAAGGAGACGCCGCGGGTGATGGGCTTCATCGGCGGCACCGCCGACAAGCCGTTGCCGATCACCGACCGCGAGGCCGACACCATCCTGCAGCGCGTCCAGGACGGCGTCGAGAAGCCGCGTCCGAAGGTGCTGTTCGAGCCGGGCGAGATGGTGCGCGTCACCGACGGCCCGTTCAACGACTTCAACGGCGTGGTCGAGGAAGTCAACTACGAGAAGAGCCGCGTCCGCGTGGCGGTGCTCATCTTCGGTCGCTCCACCCCGGTGGAGCTGGAATTCGGCCAGGTCGAGAAGGCCTGACCAACAAGCGGAAGCCCGCGCCATCCGGCAACGGCTTCCTGATTCAACCAGACGGGGAGTCCCGCAGCCGCGAGGCGTGCAGACGTCGGTACCCGAGGAGAAAACATCGTGGCAAAGAAAGTTGTTGGCTACATCAAGCTGCAGGTGAAGGCCGGTCAGGCCAACCCCTCGCCGCCGGTCGGTCCGGCCCTGGGCCAGCGCGGCCTGAACATCATGGAATTCTGCAAGGCGTTCAACGCCGCCACGCAGAAGCTGGAACCGGGCCTGCCGATTCCGACCGTGATCACCGCCTATTCCGACCGCACCTTCACCTTCATCACCAAGACGCCGCCGGCGACCATCCTGCTGAAGAAGGCCGTGGGCATCCAGTCCGGCTCCAAGCGTCCGAACACCGAGAAGGTGGGCAAGGTCACGCGCGCGCAGCTGGAAGAAATCGC encodes the following:
- a CDS encoding ribose-phosphate diphosphokinase, coding for MQDERNLLVFSGNANRALAKSVCDELGIRMGKALVGRFSDGEVQVEIEENVRGQDVFVIQPTCAPSAENLFELLVLIDALKRASANKVTAVVPYFGYARQDRRPRSARVPITAKVAASMFTAVKADRVLTLDLHADQIQGFFDIPVDNVYASPLLLADIWRAYGTDNLIVVSPDVGGVVRARAIAKRLDDADLAIIDKRRPKANVATVMNIIGDVAGKDCVLVDDIVDTAGTLCAAAAALKQHGASKVAAYITHPVLSGAAIDNITRSALDELVVTDTIPLSEAAKACGKIRQLSVAELLAETIRRIAFGESVSSLYVD
- a CDS encoding 50S ribosomal protein L25/general stress protein Ctc, whose translation is MANNEHKLTAYGRKDEGKGASRRLRRAGRLPAVVYGGGADPVSIELEQEPTWLAQQNDWFYSSIINLSVDGKVQQVLLRDMQRHPYKQIIMHLDFQRVKAGEKIHVNVPLHFVNIDESPAGKAADVSVTSELNDLAIVCLPKDLPEFIEIDLGKIEAGDTVHLSDVKLPKGVELAHPVSDEHNPAVAVARFVKEEVEEAPVADEGAEAAADQAEAAPEGEGEGEAKGE
- the pth gene encoding aminoacyl-tRNA hydrolase, which gives rise to MHALRLIVGLGNPGPEHAKTRHNAGFRFVDELAAKAVERWRVESKLFGEVARVSIGGRDVWLLKPATFMNLSGKSVTAALRFWKIEPEEMLIAHDELDLPPGVARLKFDGGHGGQNGLRDTMKLLGHGKFGRLRVGIGHPGHKDRVTGWVLGRANAEDDVLIARAIDDAIAALPLIADNNFNEAQKRLNTNP
- the ychF gene encoding redox-regulated ATPase YchF, with product MAIQCGIVGLPNVGKSTLFNALTKAGIAAANFPFCTIEPNVGVVPVPDPRLAALSEIVKPEKVIPTAVEFVDIAGLVAGAAKGEGLGNKFLAHIREVDAIAHVVRCFENADVIHVNNKVDPIADIETIDTELALADLESVEKALQRAERSAKSGDKEAKAKAEVLGRVRAGLDEGKPVRALGLSDDDKVAIRDLFLLTSKPVMYVANVLEDGFENNPHLDAVRARAEAEGSQVVPVSAAIEEELSQLEDEDRDTFLADLGLDEPGLNRVIRAAYALLGLQTYFTAGVKEVRAWTVRKGATAPQAAGVIHTDFEKGFIRAETMAYDDFIKYKGEAGCKEAGRLRLEGKEYRVAEGDVLHFRFNV
- a CDS encoding isoaspartyl peptidase/L-asparaginase family protein — encoded protein: MRSLIALGVFAALFAAPSAQAAEPVANGARPVLVIHGGAGVIRRGMSPDDEAGVRAALETALRRGHAELQAGKPALDAVTAAITVLEDSPYFNAGKGAVFTHEGRNELDASIMDGATRRAGAVAGVQTVRNPILLARAVMEKSPHVMLVGRGAEAFARGQGFKPVPPSYFRTEKRWNQLQKALRPTPKQASSEPEYLKYTGTVGAVALDAGGRLAAGTSTGGMSNKRWNRVGDSPVIGAGTWADAGCAFSGTGWGEFYIRSAAARTVCARVEFLKESAATAAAAVVNGEIPRLGGDGGAIVMTANGDFAFPFNTEGMYRGWIDAAGQPHVALYADEALEGDVVALKSGAGATPPH
- the tuf gene encoding elongation factor Tu, whose amino-acid sequence is MAKGKFERTKPHVNVGTIGHVDHGKTTLTAALTKVGAERFGGEFKDYSSIDAAPEEKARGITISTAHVEYESPTRHYAHVDCPGHADYVKNMITGAAQMDGAILVCSAADGPMPQTREHILLSRQVGVPHIVVFLNKADMVDDAELLELVEMEVRELLSKYDFPGDDTPIIHGSARLALEGDQSEIGVPAILKLVEALDTFIPEPERDIDKPFLMPVEDVFSISGRGTVVTGRIERGVIKVGEEIEIVGIRPTQKTTVTGVEMFRKLLDQGQAGDNAGLLLRGTKRDDVERGQVLCKPGSINPHTDFEAEVYVLSKDEGGRHTPFFKGYRPQFYFRTTDITGAVTLPEGVEMVMPGDNIKMTVSLINPVAMDEGLRFAIREGGRTVGAGVVAKIIK
- the secE gene encoding preprotein translocase subunit SecE produces the protein MNSRTVPAKRTTSGGDIAKFVIAGLLVAGGVFAFYWFQGEWATWMRVAAVIGGLVLGAVAFMTSSKGPQLREFFSETRFELRKVVWPTRQETMRTTWIVMLVVVIISLLLGGFDLVISSLTKLLWR
- the nusG gene encoding transcription termination/antitermination protein NusG; amino-acid sequence: MQEEGNIVEASSTENQIDNKRWYVVHAYSGFEKSVAQALRDRIARMEMQDRFGDVIVPTEEVVEMRAGQKRRSERKFFPGYVLVQIVTHDEAGIPRIDNESWHLIKETPRVMGFIGGTADKPLPITDREADTILQRVQDGVEKPRPKVLFEPGEMVRVTDGPFNDFNGVVEEVNYEKSRVRVAVLIFGRSTPVELEFGQVEKA
- the rplK gene encoding 50S ribosomal protein L11; its protein translation is MAKKVVGYIKLQVKAGQANPSPPVGPALGQRGLNIMEFCKAFNAATQKLEPGLPIPTVITAYSDRTFTFITKTPPATILLKKAVGIQSGSKRPNTEKVGKVTRAQLEEIAKAKEPDLTAADLDAAVKTIAGSARSMGLTVEG